One region of Equus caballus isolate H_3958 breed thoroughbred chromosome 23, TB-T2T, whole genome shotgun sequence genomic DNA includes:
- the CCL19 gene encoding C-C motif chemokine 19 → MAPHAAVLLGLSLLTLWTSPALGGANDAEDCCLTVNQRPIPGNIVRAFRYLLLKDGCRVPAIVFTTVRGRQLCAPLDQPWAERIIRRLQKNSVKSKRHSS, encoded by the exons ATGGCACCCCACGCAGCTGTGCTACTGGGCCTCAGCCTGCTGACTCTCTGGACCTCCCCTG ctctgggtggtgCCAACGATGCTGAAGACTGCTGCCTGACTGTGAACCAGCGCCCCATCCCTGGGAACATCGTGCGAGCCTTTCGCTACCTCCTCCTCAAGGATGGCTGCAGAGTGCCTGCCATTGT GTTCACCACAGTGAGAGGTCGCCAGCTCTGTGCCCCCCTAGACCAGCCCTGGGCGGAGCGCATCATCCGGAGACTGCAGAAGAACTCTGTAAAG agcAAGCGCCACAGCAGTTAG
- the LOC111770210 gene encoding uncharacterized protein isoform X1, giving the protein MWQLRLPGGTYLRLPGNKSDRSREWPRRGPGAGEALIHRAASQETFGARDMSGLRRYEVALEAEEEIYWGCFYFFPWLRMWRRERSSAHPREQKLEPLRGLMSCLSNGLGPAPQRSGRGLPRRTPAATAQPAGALKI; this is encoded by the exons ATGTGGCAACTGCGGCTTCCCGGGGGCACCTACCTCAGATTACCTGGGAACAAGTCAGACCGGTCCCGGGAATGGCCGAGAAGGGGGCCCGGGGCTGGGGAGGCCTTGATCCATCGTGCCGCTTCCCAGGAGACGTTCGGAGCCCGGGACATGTCGGGATTGAGGAGATACGAGGTGGCGCTGGAGGCGGAGGAGGA GATCTACTGGGGCTGCTTCTACTTCTTCCCCTGGCTGCGCATGTGGCGGAGGGAGCGGAG CTCGGCGCACCCCCGGGAGCAGAAACTGGAGCCTCTGCGGGGCCTGATGAGCTGTCTGTCAAACGGGCTGGGCCCTGCTCCCCAGCGCTCCGGTCGCGGCCTCCCCCGCCGCACGCCCGCCGCCACTGCCCAGCCCGCCGGTGCATTAAAGATTTAA
- the LOC111770210 gene encoding uncharacterized protein isoform X2, with amino-acid sequence MSGLRRYEVALEAEEEIYWGCFYFFPWLRMWRRERSSAHPREQKLEPLRGLMSCLSNGLGPAPQRSGRGLPRRTPAATAQPAGALKI; translated from the exons ATGTCGGGATTGAGGAGATACGAGGTGGCGCTGGAGGCGGAGGAGGA GATCTACTGGGGCTGCTTCTACTTCTTCCCCTGGCTGCGCATGTGGCGGAGGGAGCGGAG CTCGGCGCACCCCCGGGAGCAGAAACTGGAGCCTCTGCGGGGCCTGATGAGCTGTCTGTCAAACGGGCTGGGCCCTGCTCCCCAGCGCTCCGGTCGCGGCCTCCCCCGCCGCACGCCCGCCGCCACTGCCCAGCCCGCCGGTGCATTAAAGATTTAA
- the CCL27 gene encoding C-C motif chemokine 27 produces MKGPSPTSSLLLLLLLLSTDPTAAILLPPSTSCCTQLYRQPLSSKLLRKVIRVEVQEADGDCHLQAIVLHLSQRSVCIHPQNRSLAQWFERQRRRLQGILPNLNLGLTGKMGQGPQ; encoded by the exons ATGAAGGGGCCCTCACCTACCAGCAGCCTCCTGCTGTTACTGTTGCTCCTGAGCACAGACCCTACAGCAG CAATTCTGCTGCCACCCAGCACTAGCTGCTGTACTCAGCTTTACCGACAGCCACTCTCGAGCAAGCTACTGAGGAAGGTCATCCGGGTGGAAGTACAGGAGGCTGATGGGGACTGTCACCTCCAGGCTATCGT GCTTCACCTGTCTCAACGCAGTGTCTGCATCCACCCTCAGAACCGCAGCCTGGCCCAGTGGTTTGAGCGCCAAAGGAGGAGGCTCCAAGGGATTCTGCCCAACCTGAATTTGGGGCTGACAGGGAAAATGGGCCAGGGCCCCCAATAG
- the LOC100063059 gene encoding C-C motif chemokine 21 — MAQSLALSLLVLVLAFCIPWTQGSDGGAQDCCLRYSQRKIPLKAVRSYRKQEPSLGCTIPAVVFSPRKRSQPELCADPKEAWVQQLMQRLDKPPARQKPVQDCKKDKGGSKSGKKGKGTKGCKRTETPKGP, encoded by the exons ATGGCTCAGTCGCTGGCTCTGAGCCTCCTTGTCCTGGTCCTGGCCTTCTGCATCCCCTGGACCCAAG GCAGTGACGGAGGGGCACAGGACTGTTGCCTCAGGTACAGCCAGAGGAAGATTCCCCTCAAGGCTGTCCGCAGCTACCGGAAGCAGGAGCCAAGCTTGGGCTGCACCATCCCGGCTGTCGT GTTCTCACCTCGGAAGCGCTCTCAGCCAGAGCTGTGTGCCGACCCTAAGGAGGCCTGGGTGCAGCAGCTGATGCAGCGTCTGGACAAGCCACCAGCCCGACAGAAACCAGTCCAGGACTGCAAGAAGGATAAGGGGGGCTCCAAGTCTGGCAAGAAGGGAAAGGGCACCAAAGGCTGtaagag GACTGAGACTCCGAAAGGACCATAG